Proteins from a single region of Carassius gibelio isolate Cgi1373 ecotype wild population from Czech Republic chromosome A5, carGib1.2-hapl.c, whole genome shotgun sequence:
- the fxyd2 gene encoding sodium/potassium-transporting ATPase subunit gamma — protein sequence MGVEIPEYSDADFTYDYEFIRRGGLIFAAVLFCLGMAIIFSKKFNCGNKASAK from the exons ATGGGAGTGG aaatacctgAGTATTCAGATGCTGATTTCACCTATG ATTATGAGTTTATCAGAAGAGGTGGGCTGATCTTTGcagctgttttgttctgtttgggTATGGCTATCATATTCA GCAAAAAGTTCAACTGTGGAAACAAGGCATCTGCTAAATAA
- the arhgap35b gene encoding rho GTPase-activating protein 35 produces MMMAKKQESRMPIYNLVVVGLSGTEKEKGQCGVGKSCLCNRFVRPSADDFHLDHTSVLSTSDFGGRVVNNDHFLFWGEVGRVLEDGADCRMHVVEQTEFIDDQTFQPHRSTALQPYIKRAASTKLASAEKLMYFCTDQLGLEQDFEQKQMPEGKLQVDGFLLCVDVSRGMNRNFDDQMKYVTNLYNHLSKTKKPIVLVLTKCDEGVERYIKDSHTFAITKKNLQVVETSARSNVNVDLAFLTMIQLIDKGRGKPKIIPYFEALKHQSQLIASAKDRYEWLVNHIVNNHNETWPNISRRMQTSPEYREYVFLEGTCKAKKLFQQHIHRLKQEHIERRRKAYLSALPLALSSLVSELDEIEHLSWSGVQKVLESKKDFDHWFVVLDDAPWEDTPHLDNMEDERIPFDVLDTTAAEIIFDAHLEHLRNECKRAQIRHEFKAKLASSPFVTPGKPWEEARSFIMNEDFYQWLEEPEYLDIYNRHQKAIIDRAKEDFQELLLEYSELFYELEVDAKPSKEKMGAIQDVLGEEQRFKALQKLQAERDALVLKHIHFVYHPTKETCPNCPHCVDNKIEQILASYFPLQYSSFGKSNVFDGKVERINLVILGKDGLARELANEIRALCTNDDHYMLEGRMYELVLRPIEGNVRLPVNSFNTSTFTPHGCLCLYNSKESLSYVVESIEKLRESTFGRRDNQMAQLPLSLLLVTKRGVGGLGDIGGETAQALISQGQQVAIKLQCNYLEPASPGTGYGRNVNEKQINQVLKVLLETRRTSTFNSCSPPAPPLPPCIRELQQDQSPEAEFRIVMCLMCGDSYDIDQLLAPFLLPQHCKPTSPQTSGTSVLLEKIIGGHKHTIELSLMSYHASFATRKSRLVHGYIAVYSASRKASFETLCAFLCEVQDIVPVQLLAVGETRTELLDSESAHGLLVQGEELARELEGRFCSIFCGPGGVVGGLHKLDLLEQFFTEVLEKRTIVEASHMYENVAEASSTNENVYSPHCGSPSPVTMLLDSEEDMEASPPYHDGTLTSHSGFKMPDLDSGDTFSVISDLSTFESKLNNKVPPQVRPKPSVTFDLRKPNFNPYVDTVNHRRSLTSNVTWPLGGDYDPSDYAEPMDAVSKPRPSYEDSIYSVPHDSTQGKIITIRNSNRIHSNGGGNGSDSEGDGSSLERRRKFSAAKVKPRLYRDRSKRLGKFSSFRTSFSIGSDDEIGTLSRSKDDDVSGLKAEILSEGEDPKKRNILKSLRRPGKKTRPKPRHSISKPLESNYFAVPLVNVVSLERPIPVFIDKCIRYIEATGLTTEGIYRVSGNKSEIESIQRQFEQDHNLDLVEKDFTVNTVAGAMKSFFSELPEPLVPYSLQEELVEAFKINDREQRLHTMKDVLRRFPRENFDVFKYVMSHLNKVSQWNRVNLMTSENLSICFWPTLMRPVFTSMDALTATRTYQTIIETFIHQCAFFFYNHPPAESPTGPFGPTGPLVPSGLPPSPTASPYYPPTPHFTPLLQSPPQSPPQSPHTAPTEPL; encoded by the exons ATGATGATGGCTAAAAAGCAAGAATCCCGAATGCCTAtctacaacctcgttgttgttgGCCTGTCGGGAACTGAGAAAGAGAAAGGGCAATGTGGAGTTGGTAAATCATGCCTTTGTAACCGCTTTGTCCGTCCTAGTGCAGACGACTTCCATCTTGATCACACTTCTGTGCTAAGTACCAGTGACTTTGGTGGCCGGGTTGTCAACAATGACCATTTCCTGTTCTGGGGAGAGGTGGGGAGAGTTTTGGAAGATGGTGCAGACTGCAGGATGCATGTGGTTGAGCAGACCGAATTCATTGATGACCAGACATTCCAGCCTCATCGCAGCACAGCATTACAGCCCTACATCAAAAGAGCTGCCTCCACCAAACTGGCTTCTGCTGAAAAACTCATGTACTTTTGCACTGATCAGTTGGGACTCGAGCAAGACTTTGAACAGAAGCAAATGCCCGAAGGCAAATTGCAGGTGGATGGCTTTCTGCTCTGTGTTGATGTCAGTCGTGGTATGAACCGCAACTTTGATGATCAAATGAAATATGTCACCAACTTGTACAATCACTTAAGCAAGACAAAAAAGCCTATTGTGCTAGTTCTCACTAAGTGTGATGAGGGAGTGGAGCGATACATCAAGGACTCTCATACCTTTGCCATTACAAAAAAGAACTTGCAGGTTGTTGAGACGTCGGCACGGTCCAACGTCAACGTTGATTTGGCTTTCCTTACCATGATACAGCTCATTGATAAGGGAAGAGGTAAGCCCAAGATCATACCTTACTTTGAGGCATTGAAACACCAGAGTCAACTAATTGCTTCTGCAAAAGACCGCTATGAGTGGTTAGTAAACCACATTGTGAACAATCACAATGAAACATGGCCCAACATTAGCCGACGAATGCAGACTTCTCCTGAATACAGGGAGTATGTATTTTTAGAAGGTACATGTAAGGCTAAGAAGCTATTTCAACAGCATATTCACCGGCTAAAACAGGAACACATTGAAAGGCGTCGTAAAGCATACTTGAGCGCTCTTCCTCTCGCCTTGAGTAGCTTAGTTTCTGAGTTGGATGAAATTGAGCATTTGAGCTGGTCTGGGGTCCAGAAGGTCCTTGAATCTAAAAAAGACTTTGATCATTGGTTTGTGGTACTGGATGATGCACCATGGGAGGACACGCCACATCTTGACAATATGGAGGATGAACGTATCCCCTTTGATGTTCTAGACACCACAGCTGCTGAAATAATCTTTGATGCACACCTTGAACACTTGCGCAATGAATGCAAGCGAGCCCAGATTCGCCATGAGTTCAAAGCAAAATTAGCATCTTCACCTTTTGTTACACCTGGCAAACCTTGGGAGGAGGCAAGAAGCTTCATCATGAATGAAGACTTCTACCAGTGGCTTGAGGAGCCAGaatatttggacatttataaCCGGCACCAAAAAGCAATCATAGACAGGGCAAAAGAGGATTTTCAGGAGCTTCTGCTGGAGTACTCTGAGCTCTTCTATGAACTTGAGGTAGATGCCAAACCTAGTAAAGAGAAGATGGGAGCAATTCAAGATGTGTTAGGTGAAGAACAACGCTTCAAGGCCCTTCAGAAGTTACAAGCTGAAAGGGATGCTTTAGTGCTGAAACACATCCATTTTGTGTATCACCCTACAAAGGAAACATGTCCGAACTGTCCACACTGTGTTGACAACAAAATTGAGCAAATACTAGCTTCATACTTCCCTTTACAATACTCTTCTTTTGGAAAGTCCAATGTTTTTGATGGAAAGGTAGAAAGGATCAATCTTGTTATACTGGGCAAGGATGGTCTTGCTAGAGAATTAGCCAATGAGATTCGGGCATTGTGTACCAATGATGATCATTATATGCTTGAAGGTAGAATGTATGAACTTGTCCTTCGGCCAATTGAGGGTAATGTTAGACTTCCTGTTAATTCATTTAATACATCTACATTTACTCCCCACGGATGCCTGTGTTTGTACAATTCTAAAGAGTCCTTGTCATATGTTGTAGAAAGTATTGAGAAGTTGCGAGAGTCCACGTTTGGCAGAAGGGACAACCAAATGGCTCAGCTTCCCCTGTCACTCTTATTAGTAACCAAAAGAGGTGTTGGAGGACTGGGTGACATTGGTGGTGAGACTGCTCAAGCGTTAATCTCACAAGGTCAGCAGGTAGCTATAAAACTGCAGTGTAACTACCTGGAACCTGCCTCCCCTGGCACTGGCTATGGCCGAAATGTGAATGAAAAGCAGATCAATCAGGTCTTGAAGGTTCTTCTTGAAACAAGGAGAACTTCTACATTTAATAGCTGTTCTCCACCTGCACCTCCGCTGCCCCCATGTATTCGAGAGTTACAGCAGGATCAGAGTCCGGAGGCTGAATTCCGTATTGTCATGTGCCTAATGTGTGGAGACTCCTATGACATTGATCAACTTCTTGCACCATTCCTGCTTCCACAGCATTGCAAGCCAACCTCTCCTCAGACAAGTGGCACTTCGGTGCTGCTAGAAAAAATAATTGGTGGTCACAAGCATACAATTGAACTGTCTCTAATGTCATACCATGCTTCTTTTGCCACTCGTAAGAGTCGGCTGGTGCATGGCTACATCGCTGTATACTCTGCTAGCCGCAAGGCTTCTTTTGAAACCCTGTGTGCCTTTTTATGTGAGGTTCAAGACATTGTCCCTGTTCAGCTGCTTGCAGTGGGGGAAACTCGGACTGAGCTTCTGGACTCTGAGTCTGCTCATGGGTTGTTAGTCCAAGGTGAAGAACTGGCCCGTGAACTTGAGGGACGGTTTTGCAGTATTTTCTGTGGCCCTGGAGGAGTTGTTGGAGGACTACACAAACTAGACCTGTTGGAACAATTTTTCACAGAGGTATTAGAAAAGAGGACTATTGTTGAGGCCAGTCATATGTATGAAAATGTTGCAGAAGCCAGTAGCACAAATGAGAATGTGTATTCACCACACTGTGGCTCCCCAAGCCCTGTCACAATGCTGTTAGATTCTGAGGAAGACATGGAAGCTTCCCCGCCTTACCATGATGGAACACTCACCTCACATAGTGGATTTAAAATGCCTGACCTGGACTCAGGTGATACATTCTCTGTGATCTCTGACCTTAGCACCTTTGAGAGCAAGCTAAATAATAAAGTTCCTCCTCAAGTAAGACCCAAACCTAGTGTCACATTTGACCTTAGAAAACCAAATTTTAATCCGTATGTGGATACAGTCAATCATCGGCGTTCCCTTACATCCAATGTGACGTGGCCTCTAGGAGGAGATTATGATCCTTCGGACTATGCTGAGCCAATGGATGCTGTCTCTAAACCCCGCCCCAGCTATGAGGATAGCATATATTCTGTGCCACATGACAGCACACAGGGCAAAATTATTACCATCCGCAATTCCAATCGGATCCACTCTAATGGAGGAGGCAATGGTTCAGACAGTGAAGGGGATGGCAGCTCATTAGAGAGACGTCGCAAGTTCTCTGCAGCAAAGGTGAAGCCACGGCTGTACCGTGATCGTTCCAAACGTCTGGGAAAGTTCAGCAGTTTCCGCACTAGTTTTTCTATAGGTAGTGATGATGAGATTGGCACACTCTCAAGGTCAAAAGATGACGATGTGTCAGGGCTGAAGGCAGAGATACTCAGTGAAGGAGAAGATCCTAAAAAGAGGAACATACTAAAAAGTCTTCGCCGACCAGGCaaa AAAACAAGACCAAAGCCTCGTCATTCTATCTCTAAGCCTTTGGAAAGTAACTACTTTGCAGTGCCTCTGGTGAATGTTGTTTCCCTTGAACGACCTATTCCTGTTTTCATTGACAAGTGTATTCGTTATATTGAAGCCACAG gtTTGACAACAGAGGGTATCTACAGGGTAAGTGGGAATAAGTCGGAGATAGAGAGCATACAGAGACAGTTTGAACAGG aCCACAATTTGGACCTTGTGGAGAAGGACTTCACTGTGAACACAGTTGCGGGAGCAATGAAAAGTTTCTTCTCTGAGCTGCCTGAGCCTCTGGTTCCCTACAGCTTACAGGAGGAGCTGGTGGAAGCTTTCA AAATTAATGATAGAGAACAGAGGCTTCACACAATGAAGGATGTGTTAAGACGATTTCCCAGGGAAAATTTTGATGTCTTCAAATATGTAATGAGCCATCTAAACAA AGTTAGTCAGTGGAACAGAGTCAACTTAATGACCAGCGAGAATCTCTCCATCTGTTTCTGGCCAACACTGATGCGACCAGTCTTCACCTCAATGGATGCCCTGACAGCCACGCGCACCTACCAGACAATCATCGAGACATTCATCCATCAGTGTGCTTTCTTCTTTTACAACCACCCTCCTGCTGAGTCACCCACTGGCCCTTTTGGACCCACAGGGCCACTTGTGCCCTCCGGATTGCCCCCATCCCCCACAGCCAGCCCTTATTACCCCCCGACCCCACATTTCACCCCACTTCTGCAGTCCCCGCCGCAGTCTCCTCCCCAGAGTCCACACACGGCCCCTACAGAACCACTGTGA
- the ins gene encoding insulin has product MRSTRCLSQTFARLPSLPFLVLCFKNSVTMAVWIQAGALLFLLAVSGVNANAGAPQHLCGSHLVDALYLVCGPTGFFYNPKRDVDPLLGFLPPKSAQETEVADFAFKDHAELIRKRGIVEQCCHKPCSIFELQNYCN; this is encoded by the exons ATGAGAAGCACACGCTGTCTGTCCCAAACGTTCGCTCGTCTACCATCTCTACCGTTCCTTGTCCTCTGCTTCAAGAACAG cGTGACCATGGCAGTTTGGATCCAGGCTGGTGCTCTGTTGTTTCTTTTGGCCGTCTCCGGTGTGAACGCTAACGCAGGGGCGCCGCAGCACCTGTGTGGATCTCATCTGGTCGATGCCCTCTACCTGGTCTGTGGGCCAACAGGCTTCTTCTATAACCCCAAGAGAGATGTTGACCCTCTTCTGG GTTTCCTTCCTCCAAAATCTGCCCAGGAAACTGAGGTGGCTGACTTTGCATTTAAAGATCACGCCGAGCTGATAAGGAAGAGAGGCATTGTAGAGCAGTGTTGCCACAAACCCTGCAGTATCTTCGAGCTGCAGAATTACTGTAACTAA